Proteins found in one Primulina eburnea isolate SZY01 chromosome 16, ASM2296580v1, whole genome shotgun sequence genomic segment:
- the LOC140816585 gene encoding GDSL esterase/lipase At4g10955-like gives METSQSEIFHLSGPTFLTSVDWCNSYHRRSIAACLVQGMYVLEHDRQNHKQGPSGNAPPWWEFFNFKLIQVIEDEHDLSIFGAILEFEFPYHLQHNHPTQRPPQYVIAFRGTMTDSRNRAEDLKLDLHCVLNDLQNSTRILSAINTAQEIVSRVGLGNVWLAGHSLGSSMALIIGRELAKNTGTHLETYLFNPPFISLPIEWIPNEKLKHGLRFANSVITAGLAMVANGYHSQDSDDKHPFILLSSWVPYLFLNPFDPICCEYIGYFEHREKMESLGAGKIGKLATQHSIGSIVSGGRENDFEAIHLIPSAYLTVNSSNGQGVREAHGIEQWWKQESTLKYNLYHYK, from the exons ATGGAAACGTCTCAATCTGAAATATTTCATCTTTCGGGGCCAACGTTTCTGACTTCTGTCGATTG GTGTAACTCATACCACAGAAGATCCATTGCTGCCTGCCTGGTTCAAGGTATGTATGTACTCGAACATGATAGGCAAAATCACAAGCAAGGCCCCTCGGGCAACGCCCCTCCATGGTGGGAATTCTTCAATTTCAAGCTAATCCAAGTTATTGAAGATGAACACGATCTTTCAATCTTCGGTGCCATTCTCGAGTTCGAATTCCCATATCATCTCCAACATAATCACCCAACCCAAAGGCCTCCACAATATGTCATCGCCTTTCGTGGCACGATGACCGATTCAAGAAACAGGGCGGAGGATTTAAAGCTCGATCTTCACTGTGTTCTAAATGACCTGCAAAACAGCACACGTATTCTTAGTGCAATAAATACAGCACAAGAAATCGTCTCCAGAGTCGGCCTAGGTAACGTATGGTTGGCGGGACATTCTTTAGGTTCATCTATGGCACTTATAATAGGAAGGGAGTTGGCGAAAAATACTGGAACCCATCTCGAAACATACCTCTTTAACCCTCCGTTTATATCTCTTCCAATCGAATGGATACCGAACGAGAAGTTGAAGCACGGGTTGAGGTTTGCAAACAGTGTCATCACGGCAGGACTGGCTATGGTGGCTAACGGGTATCACAGCCAAGATTCTGACGACAAACACCCATTTATCTTGTTATCTTCGTGGGTTCCTTACTTATTTCTCAATCCCTTTGATCCTATTTGCTGCGAGTACATTGGATATTTTGAGCATCGAGAGAAAATGGAGTCACTGGGTGCAGGAAAAATAGGAAAATTGGCCACACAGCATTCAATTGGAAGCATTGTATCAGGTGGCAGAGAaaatgattttgaagcaattcATCTTATTCCTTCTGCATATCTGACAGTAAACTCAAGCAATGGTCAAGGTGTCAGGGAAGCTCATGGGATTGAACAGTGGTGGAAACAAGAATCCACGCTCAAGTACAATTTATACCATTATAAGTAA
- the LOC140816570 gene encoding protein DEFECTIVE IN MERISTEM SILENCING 3-like, whose product MLGGDQQQSTMNGETPTLLSNNSRALVITDLTHVGQHSPHMISTDNVQNGALSQIAESSANHSKNLQDDMQELGQKIKHHEDNVKYLKYHKNKLEESIVDMQVAIGKHYVSSSTEKEDPSHMKNEKKIIQNILKREGSAAALWYRMKNQPEPQAYDRTLTKDVIGVVATLGMVDDEILSRLLSEYLGLDTMLAIVCKTYQGVKALETYNREGLIDKSLGFCAVGASTGPLDGRFRVICLEKLRPYVGDFIDDDPQQRLDLLKPRLVSGEIPPGFLGFAVNMITIDSNNLNGISSDGHNLRESLFYNLFSNLQVYRSREDMLKALPFISNGAISLDGGVIKSPGVFDMGQQRGDMDVMFPNGSDRFNLPMNYFEIENHLKETQWEKTRTMVDLQREQSLLDLARFNYEKKKQEFVKFLAQSSSFAAQHKAGWESSPR is encoded by the exons ATGCTCGGCGGCGATCAGCAGCAAAGTACCATGAACGGCGAGACACCTACACTG CTTTCAAATAACTCAAGGGCATTAGTCATCACTGATTTGACACATGTTGGTCAACATTCCCCACATATGATTTCAACGGACAATGTCCAGAATGGAGCTCTTAGTCAGATTGCCGAGTCATCTGCAAACCATTCTAAG AACCTTCAAGATGATATGCAGGAGCTGGGTCAAAAAATAAAGCATCACGAAGACAATGTTAAATATTTGAAGTATCATAAAAACAAATTGGAGGAATCAATTGTGGACATGCAAG TTGCTATCGGGAAGCATTACGTAAGTTCCTCAACGGAAAAGGAAGACCCTTCTCATATGAAGAATGAGAAGAAAATCATACAGAATATTCTTAAACGTGAGGGATCTGCAGCTGCATTGTGGTATAGGATGAAAAATCAACCTGAACCTCAAGCTTATGACCGTACATTGACAAAAGATGTCATCGGCGTGGTTGCCACACTTGGGATGGTTGATGATGAAATCCTTAGCAG GCTTCTTTCAGAGTATCTGGGCCTGGATACGATGTTAGCAATTGTCTGCAAGACCTATCAGGGTGTCAAAGCCCTGGAAACATACAACAGGGAAGGTTTAATAGATAAAAGTTTGGGTTTTTGTGCTGTTGGAGCATCTACTGGACCCTTGGATGGTCGATTTCGTGTCATTTGTCTTGAAAAACTAAG ACCATATGTTGGCGACTTTATTGATGATGACCCTCAACAAAGGCTTGATCTTTTAAAGCCAAGATTAGTCAGCGGAGAAATTCCTCCTGGGTTTCTTGGTTTTGCTGTCAATATGATCACCATCGACAGCAATAACTTAAATGGTATCTCAAGTGATGGACACAATCTAAGAGAGTCGCTATTCTATAACCTCTTTTCCAATTTGCAAGTATACAGATCAAGAGAAGACATGCTTAAGGCTCTCCCTTTTATATCAAATGGAGCTATATCTCTGGATGGAGGTGTCATAAAAAGTCCTGGGGTGTTTGATATGGGTCAACAGCG GGGAGACATGGATGTCATGTTCCCAAATGGCTCCGATAGATTCAACCTGCCCATGAACTATTTCGAGATTGAAAATCATTTGAAGGAGACACAATGGGAAAAAACCAGAACTATGGTTGATCTGCAGAGAGAGCAGTCATTATTAGATCTCGCACGGTTCAATTATGAGAAAAAGAAACAAGAGTTTGTCAAGTTTCTTGCACAAAGCTCGTCTTTTGCAGCGCAG CATAAGGCGGGATGGGAATCGAGTCCAAGATGA
- the LOC140817085 gene encoding uncharacterized protein, protein MYAESDRMFPSILNFSQHFDEFVCSHRPNASWGMPCSLIQTPTISDYYLGGAGDLFKAPEPVIEVSSMSLNPMNATVSMISAVDDSITPQPFVVADNESSIENGQLLDKVFYECERDLLAKEAIEAPLSEIPDIVNIPIMESKAKVIADEELIAGNLLQESSSSSCLRLMESVHEDPPRLNFFDPPVIDFDAACGIRRTFSEGDVKTIGNDKVTFLHSPLGLVKTCVSDARKKQLSRYWNKKSKRNFDRKVKYACRKALADGQPRIRGRFAKPEEIESLKKQ, encoded by the exons ATGTATGCTGAATCTGACCGGATGTTCCCATCAATACTAAACTTCTCCCAGCATTTTGATGAGTTCGTGTGCTCTCACAGGCCAAATGCTTCATGG GGAATGCCATGCAGCCTCATCCAAACACCCACTATATCAGATTACTACCTTGGGGGAGCAGGAGATCTCTTCAAGGCTCCTGAACCAGTAATTGAAGTTTCATCGATGAGCCTTAATCCAATGAATGCTACCGTTTCAATGATTTCTGCTGTGGATGATTCCATCACCCCTCAACCTTTTGTGGTTGCTGATAATGAATCATCAATAGAGAATGGGCAACTCCTCGATAAAGTTTTCTATGAATGTGAAAGGGATCTTTTGGCAAAAGAAGCGATTGAAGCACCCTTGTCTGAAATCCCCGATATCGTTAATATTCCTATCATGGAGAGCAAAGCAAAGGTGATTGCTGATGAAGAGTTGATTGCTGGGAATCTGTTGCAGGAGAGTTCTAGTTCGAGTTGTCTAAGGTTGATGGAGTCTGTGCATGAGGATCCACCGAGGTTGAATTTTTTTGATCCTCCTGTTATCGACTTTGACGCAGCTTGTGGGATCCGAAGAACTTTTAGTGAAGGAGACGTCAAG ACGATTGGCAATGATAAAGTGACCTTTCTGCACTCCCCATTGGGGTTAGTGAAAACTTGTGTTTCTGACGCTCGCAAGAAACAGCTGTCCAGGTACTGGAATAAGAAATCTAAGAGAAATTTCGACCGGAAAGTCAAG TATGCTTGTAGGAAAGCATTGGCTGACGGCCAACCAAGAATTCGTGGACGGTTTGCTAAACCTGAAGAGatcgagagtttgaagaagcaATGA